The stretch of DNA ACCCAGAAGACCATCAACAAGATGGGCGAACTCCAGCAGTCCGCCATCCGCCAGCTCGGCCGGGAGCCGCGCTAGCACCTGAATTTTGAACAGGGCCAACCTGAGGCCCTTAAGACCTGAACCCGGATACCCGTCCGGCAAGAGGAGACCGAAGAGATGAAGTCACTCAGTATCGCAGCCACCGGCATGCTCGCTCAGCAGCTCAATGTCGAAGTGATCTCGAACAACATCGCGAACATGAACACGACCGGCTACAAGCGCCAGCGTGCGGAGTTCCAGGACTTGATCTATCAGAACCTCCGCCGCGTGGGGTCCACCTCATCAGACGCAGGCACCGTGGTGCCGACAGGCATTCAGCTTGGTGTCGGCGTCAAAGCCGGGTCTGTTTACCGCATCTCGACCCAGGGCAACCTTACGCCGACCGACAACACCTATGATCTTGCCATTCAGGGCGAAGGCTATTTCCGCGTCACCCTGCCCTCAGGCGAAGATGCCTATACCCGCGCCGGTGCCTTCCAGCTCAATGCCTCAGGCCAGATCGTCACAACGGACGGCTATGAACTGTCCCCATCCATCACCGTGCCGCAGGACGTGCGCGACGTCTCAATCAACAGCCAGGGCCAGATTGAAGCCTTCCTCGATGGCCAGACCAACTCGACGGTTCTGGGTCAGCTGGAAGTGGTTCGCTTCTTCAACAAGGCCGGTCTTGAAGCACGCGGTGGCAGCCTGTTCACCGAAACTGCCGCCTCAGGTGCCCCTGCTGCGGCAACGCCGGGCTCTGTTGGCTACGGCACATTGCTGCAGGGATACCTTGAAACATCGAACGTGGACTCGGTGGGTGAAATCACCAACCTCATCAGCGCCCAGCGTGCTTACGAGATGAACGCCAAGGTCATCACCTCCACAGACGAGATGCTCTCCGTCGCATCCAACCTCCGCTAGCCCGGTCAGGAACAGGACAGTCTCATGAGTATTCTTCGTACTTTCTCACTGCGCGCGATCCTCGCCACCGCCGTGCTGGCAACCGCCGGCATTGCAGGTCACGCGGAGGCCGCCGCCCCCACCGAAGCCGTGCTGCGCGACAAAGCCATTGTGTCAGGCGACGCAGTCACCCTCGGCGACCTGTTCATCAATGCCGGCAACCAGGCCTCAGCGCTTGTCTCCCGCGCACCGGCGCCAGGCGAGCGTGCCGCCATCAATGCGGTGCACGTCACCAATGCTGCCCGCGCTGCTGGCATGCTGTGGCCAAACAACGAGCGCTACACGCACATCATCGTCAATCGCGATGGCACGCCCGTGCCCGCTGACATGGTCCTTGATACGCTCGCCAACACCATTGCTACAGCACAGGCCGCCAACACACCGTTTGACGTGTCCTACACTGTGACCCTGGACGCAGACCCCCGCACGCTTTTCGTTGCCAAGGGCAACGCGCCTGAAGTGATCGTCAAGGACATGTCCTTTGATGCACGCTCTGGCCTCTTTTCAGCACGCATCACCACACCAACCCGTGGCGCATCCATTCAGCGGATCGCCGGTCGTGCAAAGCAGACCCGTGAAATCCCGGTTGCTGCAACCGGCATTGCCCGCGGCGAAGTCTTGCGTGAAGACATGCTGACCCTTGTCGACATGGAAGTAAGCCGCATCGCGCCAGGCACCGCATTGAGCATGGAAGAACTGGTGGGCATGACACCGCGCACAGCACTGCGTGTCGGCCAGCCGGTACGTGCCAAGGACATGCGCCTTCCCATTGCCGTCAACAAGGATGCGCGTGTCACCATCACCTATGAGATGCCCGGCATGGTGCTGACCGCCACAGGCCGCGCCCTTGAGAATGCGCCCATGGGTGGCATCGTCCGGGTCATCAACACCCGCTCTCACCGCACCGTCCATGCTCGCGTAACCGGCCCTGGTCGCGTGGTGATCGAAAGCGGCCAGCCCATGCAGGTCGCCGGACGCCCCATCAACTAAGCACCTCTCGTCATCACTCCATTGCTCCGGCACCCGAACCGGACATTGACTCCCTACAGCCTGAAGGACCAAGACCATGACGACCACATCAAAATCAGTTCTGCGGATCGCAGCCCTCAGCAGCCTCGCAATGGCGCTCACCGCCTGCAACGCAGCAGACCGCCTCAAGAACATTGGCAAGGCGCCGGACCTGACGCCGATCGAGAACCCAGCCCATCGCGCGGAGGCGCAGACCGTATCTCTGCCCATGCCGCAGGCAGAAAACATTTCCTACCAGCCCAACTCACTTTGGCGCGCAGGGGCACGCGGCTTCTTCAAGGACCAGCGCGCCTCCGCCCTTGGCGACATCCTGACGGTCACAATCGAAATCACTGACAAAGCCGAGATCGAAAACACAACAGAACGCTCTCGCGCAAACTCTGAAGATGCAGGCCTCGACAATCTGTTCGGCTACGCGGCCAACCTGGACCGTTTGTTCCCCGACGAGGTGGACAACGCCAATCTGGTGGGCGCTGACTCAACGAGTTCCAGCCGGGGCGCAGGGTCAGTTGACCGCGAAGAAACTGTCAACCTGACTGTTGCCGCCATCGTCACCCAGATCCTGCCCAACGGAAACATGGTCATCCAGGGCAAGCAGGAAGTCCGCGTGAACTTTGAAGTCCGCGAACTGCTGGTCGCCGGCGTCATTCGCCCGGAAGACATTTCCAACCAGAACACCATCAACCACACCCAGATTGCTGAAGCCCGCATCTCTTACGGCGGCCGCGGTCAAATCACGGATGTGCAGCAGCCGCGCTACGGCCAGCAGGTGTTCGACATCATCATGCCGTTCTAGTGAGGCCTCCTCTGGCACACACTTAACGAGCTGACGGAGCGGGCGATTCAGGCCGCCCTCTCCAGCAGCGCTGCCATCGGGACCTTCTTGAAAAAGAAGGAGGCAGCGCAAACCAAAACGGCGCATGAGCAAAAGCTCATGCGCCGTTCTTGTTTTTGATCCTGCAAAGCAGCCTATTCGTCGCGATAGACTTTCTCGCGCCGCTCATGCGCTTCTTGCGCCTCGATGGACAGCGTCGCGATGGGACGTGCTTCCAGACGCTTGAGCCCGATCGGCTCTCCGGTCTCTTCGCAATACCCGTAGGTGCCCTCTTCAATGCGCTTGATCGCGGCATTGATCTTGTTCACCAGCTTGCGCTGCCGGTCACGCGCCCGCAGTTCAAGCGACCGCTCCGTCTCTGACGACGCTCGGTCGGTCAGGTCTGGATGATGGCTCGTATCTTCCTGAAGGTTTGTGATCGTTTCTCGCGTCTCGCGGAGGATATCTTCCTTCCAATCGATCAGCTTTCGGCGGAAGTATTCCTTCTGCCGGTCATTCATAAAGGGCTCGTCGTCAGACGGCGTGTAATCCTTGGTCAACTCAGCGGTCACCGGTGTCTCTCCCTTCACTGGCGCCAGCTACCTCCGTACAGATGAAGGTGGCTTGATGGCGCGGGAATATATCGGCGGGTTCGACGATGCACAACATCGCCCGATAGGCTTAGTCCATGAATTATTTGTATAATTTCGCCTCTTGCGGTCTCAGATGTGCAGGTTACTGCGCAAAAAGCTGTTCATACTTGGCCAGTTCAACTCTTGCGCGCAGCTCAATTTCGTCAAGCACATGGGCCAGGCGCGGGTCCTGAAAGGTCGTCTTCGAATCACGTCGCTGCTCCACCAGCTTCAGCAGCTGATCCAGCTTCTGTTTGGAAACACCACCCGCCAGGAGGGATAGTTTGATGTCGTCGAGAATATCCAGCATGGCTTCCGCACGGACCACCGCCTTCCGGCTTCCGTCGGTGGCAGTGTCCACTTCCTGAAGACCAATCAGCGCATCAACCGGCGCGACTGACGCCACAGAACCTGTTGCATGTGCAGCTTCCGCCTGCCCCATTCCGTCCACACGGAATCGTTCGCCGCCCGCTGACCGGGATTTCCCGGCGCGGCCTGCGGTAGCTGGTCCTTGCGCACGTCCCGCGCCGCCAACCTTCATGGGCCAAGGCTCCTGCCAAACTGGGCGCGCAAATCGCACCCGTGTCTCTACAGGGTGCACGCTGCGCCAAACTGCTTAATGCCGTCTTAACGGTGTCTCACCGGCTGGGCAGAAGCTGCCGGGTTGCCGCGCCAAACGGCAGTCCATGCCGGGTTTGCCAAAATCGGTACTCGAAATAGTCCAGCAAAATCAATGAGTTGGAAAACACGGCGCGTGGCACGGGTTTCGCAAAACCAAGCGCAAAGCATATCCACCGGTGCGCCAGCCTGAACCTGACATCGCACCCAAGAGAACGGAACACCGACCCGAATGTTGTTCTTTGCACGCAAATCACTTTCACGCGCACGCACTCTCCTGGCGCTCACCATCGCAGCTTCCCTGCTGTGGCCGGTCGCAGCCCAGGCGTCGTCGCGCATCAAGGATCTCGCCTCCGTTGAAGGCATCCGAGACAACCATCTGGTCGGCTATGGCCTTGTGGTTGGTCTTGATGGCTCCGGCGACAGCCTGCGGAATGCCCCGTTCACCCGCCAAAGCCTGCAGTCCATGCTGGAACGTCTGGGCGTGAACACCCGCGATGCAACGCTCAACACCAACAACGTGGCCGCTGTCATGGTCACCGGCAATCTGCCTGCCTTCGGTTCCCAGGGCAGCCGTATGGACATTACGGTCTCAACCTTGGGCGACGCGTCCAGCCTTCTGGGCGGCACGCTTCTGGTTACACCGCTCATGGGCGCCGACGGCGAAGTCTACGCGGTAGCACAGGGCCCCGTTGCCATTTCAGGCTTCAGTGCTGAGGGCGATGGCGCCAGCGTAAAGCGCGGTGTTGCCACATCCGGACGCATTCCCAACGGTGCCATCATCGAACGTGAAATTGCCTTTGCGCTCGAAGACATGAGCACGGTGCGTCTTTCCCTGCACAACCCGGATCTCACCACCGCCCAGCGCATGGCCAACGTCATCAACACATTTGTTGGTGGCAGCACAGCCCAGGCGACGGACCCCTCAACGGTATCACTTACCGTGCCACAAAAGGGCAAGGGCAGCGTCGTCAGCATGCTGACGGAAATCGAGCAGCTGCGTGTTGCACCAGACAGCCCTGCCAAGGTCGTGATTGATGAAGCCTCCGGCGTCATTGTCATGGGCAAGGATGTGCGCGTCTCTACTGTTGCCATTGCACAGGGCAACCTGACAATCCGCGTCACCGAAACACCGCAGGTCAGCCAGCCCAACCCCTTTGCGGAACAGGGTGACACTGTTGTTGTGCCCCGCACGGACATTCAGGTGGATGACGATGCAGAAAACCGCCTGGGCCTCCTGCGTGAAGGCGTAACCCTTGAAAGCCTCGTGGACGGTCTCAACTCTCTGGGTGTTGGTCCTCGCGACATGATCTCAATTCTGCAGACCATCCGCGCTGCCGGTGCCCTGCAGGCCGAGCTGGAGGTTCTTTAAATGGATATCTCCCTCCCCGCGCCTGTCGCTGCAAATCCGTTCGGTCAGGTTCTGCCAAAGGCTCTGGCCCATGCCCCCAAGGCATCCACGCCCATGTCCGCGTCCAAGGAACAGGCCATGCGCGAAACGGCGCAGGAATTCGAAGCGGTCTTTATCGGTCAGATGACAGAAGCCATGTTCGCCGGTCTTGAAACCGAGGAACCATTTGGTGGCGGCCACGCTGAAAAGATGTGGCGCTCTCAGCTGTCTCAGGAAATGGGTCGCTCCATCAGCGCGTCCGGCGGCATCGGCATCGCAGAGTCCGTTTACCGCTCCATGATCGCGCAGCAGGAAGCAGCCCTTAATCCGCTGCCGCAACCTACACCGCCACCACAAGCTGCTGCAGCGGCATACGCCAACTAGAAATCTCGAAAATCACAGGTCCAATCCAATGAGCAACTTCCAGATGCAGCAGCCCCCCGCTCCCAAGCAGTGGCAGCCGCCGGTTACCTTTCTTGAGGACATGGCGTCGCTCGCAACCGCCCTGGACACCATCATCACCAAGGAAAATGCGCTCGCCCAGGACAACAAGCTGGCCGACATTGCCGGCATGGCTGGTGAAAAAACACAGCTGGCTGTTGACTACGACCGGCATGTCCGCGCCTTGAAGGCGGACCCGTCCCGGCTTCACGCTGCACCTGAAAAGGTGCGCGCCAACCTCAAAACCGCCATCACATCGCTTGAAAGCAAGCTTGCGGACAATGAACGCTATCTGGGTGCCGCCAAATCCGTGTCGGAAGGCATCGTGAAGGCAGCCGCCCGCGCGGCGAGCGAAGCACGCGCGCCGACCATCGGCTACGTGCCCAAATCGACCGCAAAAATTCGCCCCATGGCAGCAGCAGCAACCATTGCGCTGGACAAACGCGTGTAAAAGCGCCGTTTTTACGGCCAAAGTGCATTCAATTTGAATCAATGTGTGCGGTGACGTTTAACGTCACTTTCACGCGCCTTAGGCAAAATTTGCCTAGGTCTGCATGTGCAGATCTGCAAGCAGTGGGATGTTTGCTAACCGGGGGGCGCGACCCAAGAAATGGGTGCCGCCATGGAAAGTATTTCTGGGCCCCGGCCCATAGTTGATCCAATCACAGCACCGCGTGCAGCCACGCCGTCCGGCCTGGTTACGGCCGGCGCAAAGTCTGTTCCACCGGTTGAACGCACAAACGGATCACAAAACCAGACCACGCAGCAGCAAGACCCTGCCCTCTTGCGCAAGGCAGTTGAGACGCTTGAAAAGCGTTTGCCAGTCAATGTCAGTCTCGACATCACCTATGACGAGACCATCAAGCGCGAAGTCGTGCGTGGAACCAGCAATGTCACTGGCGAAACCGTCATGGAATTTCCCACGGAGCAGATGCAAAAGCTGATCCGTGGCCTGCGCGAAGAACTCGGCCTCACAGTGGATCAGCAAGTCTAGCGCATCCACCATTGCCGATCTGGAGCAGTCATTAAGACGCCGGTAACCACGATCTGCGACTTAGGAAGCTGGTATTATTGCCAGGTCCAGATTCGTCAAAGGCTGCTCCATGTCCGCATCCCTTCCAAAGACAACGGCCAAGGTCGTCGCTGAAGAGTTCAATCGCGCCATCGACAGCCACCAAAAAGGCAAGCTGGACCGCGCAAAACGCGGCTACAAGCGCGTCCTTCAGACAGCACCCAATCATGCAGAAGCACTACACCTACTAGGGGTGATTGATCTTCAACGCGACAATTTCAGCCAAGCTGCCGACCTCATTGCAAAGGCCGTAGAGCTGGCACCTGATCTTGCGCCGGCGCACTACAATCTGGCCCGCGCGCTCAAATCACTGAACAAACTCCCCGAAGCATTGGAGTCCGTCAGAAAAGCAGTTCACCTATCACCAACAGATCCAGACTGCTGGCTTCTGTGCTGCAACATCCTGATAGACCTCGACTTGAAAAAAGAGGCCGCCTCAGCGCTGGGCACCTTGCTCCAGCTGTCACCGGAACTGGACGATGTGCGGCGGGCGCGCGCCAACCTTCTGATGGATATTGAGGATACCGAGGGCGCGCTAAAGGAGTATGAGTTTCTCGCCAGCAATGCCCGCGTCCCTCATGAGGCCCTGCGGGATATGGCAATCTTGCGCGTGCAGCAAGACGACAAGCTGAGCGCCCTCCCCCTGCTTGAAAAGGCTTTGGAGATCAAACCTGACGACTGGCAATCACGCAGTCTGGCGGCGGGTCTTCTAATTGACCTTGATCGCAACCGGGATGCGCTGCCCCTCGTTCGCGCCATGCTCGACGAGAAGCCGGATGACATTGAGGCAAAACTCAAGATGGGCATTATCCTGTCGAACATGCGGCGCAACAAAGATGCTCTGCCGATACTTGAGTACGTGCACGAGATGGAGCCCGAAAATTCCACCGCTCTGCTGAAACTCGCATTCACGTATCAGTCCCTCGAGATGTTCGACAAAGCCATCGAGCATTACGAGAAAATGAAAGTCCTGATGCCAGACGAAGCGCGAAGCTGGTCCAATCTCGCTGGCCTGTATTTCGAGACCGAGGACTATGACAAGGCGCTGACTGAGGGCATGGAAGCGCTCCGGATTAACCCAAATGTCGAGCAGACCTATCTCAACATCGGGGTCATGCTGCAAAAAATTGGTGACTATGACCGCGCGATCGACCTCTACCAGCGCGCTTTGACAGTCAATCCTGAATACTCAACGGCAGGCTCCAACCTCTCCCATCTTTTGCTGGCAAGAGGCGATATCGAGAATGGTTGGGATCTTTATGCCCATGGTTTCAATGCTGGTCTGCGTCGTCCGATGCGTCACTTCTCAGTGGACCTTTGGGACAACAAAGACTGTTCCGATGACCGAGTACTTGTTTGGAAAGAACAGGGCGTGGGCGATGACATACGCTTTGCCTCCTGCCTCCCGGATGTGATCAACCGCGTGGAACACGTGATTATCGAAACGGACCCACGTCTGGTAACGCTTTTCCAGCGGTCATTTCCCACGACAACAGTGCGGGACGAACGTCCAAAGCTGGAGCACACATTCGTTGGACCGCCCGACTACAACAAGCACATACCCGCTGGACAGCTGCCTGTTCATTTCCGCCGAACCCTGGATGCATTCCCGGCAGAAGACGGATACCTCGTCCCAGATCCCAAACGCATCGCCTACTGGCGCGAAAGGGTAGAAGCATGTGGCGAAGGTATCCGCATCGGACTTTCCTGGCGCAGCATGCACCAAAGCGCCACCCGTAACCTCGTCTACACCCAACTGGACGATTGGGCGGAGCTGATGAAAACGCCCGGCATTACGTGCATCAACCTCCAATACGACAATGCGGATGCTGAAATAGAAGAGTTCACAGAGAAAACAGGCCTCAAGCTACATGTCATGGATGGCCTGGACCTCAAGGACGACCTGGACGAAGCCGCTGCGCTGACAAAAGCATGTGACCTTGTCGTAAGTGCAGGTACCTCCGTGTCCGACATGGCCGCGGCTGTCGGCACGCCTGTCATCTTCTACGGTGATGCCCGGCACCCCATGCAGCTGGGCACAGACCGGTTCCCCTGGTACCCGTCTTCCAGATTTGTGAGCCGGGAAGCCCGGCAACCCATTTCAGACATCGCTAAAAGCATCACAAAGGATGTCCAAGCCTTCGCCAAGCAGTGGCACAACGGCGAAATAAGCTAGAAATTTCACAAGATATCCACAGAGCACACGACCAAGACTGAGCGGAACTGCATGAAGGCAGTTTCGCTCTTTTTGCTTTTGATGCCCGGCAAAAACTGCCCAAGCACGGCAATCAATGCCGCGCCGCTCACTTCCAAATCGAAAAAATCCCCAGTTTTCTGCCATTTTTTTGTTGGCACAGAGCATGCTCCTACAGGGCCAAGCGTTGGTCACCGTAGATCAGCTCCCTCGCCCTAGAGGACCAGGCAAAAATCCCTGTGTCCCAAATTGATGGACCGAGGCGGCAAAGTTTACCGGCGATTAAGCATTAACGATCAGTATCCAGCGTAACGAACTGGGACACATCCCTCATTGTGAGGGCGCTGGAAACGGTCCTAGGAGGACATGAGATATGGGTGACATTGTACTTTCAGCGGGTATCCGCTCCAACCTTCTGAGCATTCAGAACACCGCGAAGCTTCTTGATCAGACGCAGACGCGTCTGGCAACCGGACTAAAGGTCAACGGTGCCATTGACGATCCCACGGCCTTCTTTACGGCTCAGGGCTTGAACAATCGGGCACGTGATCTGGAGTCTTTGCTGTCATCGATGGATCAGGCCGTTCAGACACTGGACGCAGCAGATCAGGGCATCAAGTCGGTCATCAAGCTGATTGAAAACGCCAAAGCAACCGCCAACCAGGCACTTGTGACAAAGATCAAAGCCTCAACGGCAACGAGCACCAACTCAACCGCCTTTACCGGAACACAAACCATCAGCACCATTGCTGGCGTGGACAATGGCGACAGCTTCACCATTCAGGTCGGCACAGCAGCGGCAGTAACTGTCAATATTGCAGCGACCAACCAGGCTGTTTCGGTCATTCTTGCCAGCCTTTCAGGCATCACAGACGTAACGGCCTATCTGACCACCGACGGCAAGATCAAGATTGAAGCCACAAATGGCGAAGATCTGGCAATTACCGACGTATCTGGCTCAGCAGCAAACAGCCTCGGGGTTTCAGGCACATCAACCAACGGTGTGAACCGCCGCTCCTTCGAGTCTGACTTCAATGCACTGCGGACCCAGATGGACCAGTTGATCTCTGACGCATCCTACAAAGGGGTAAACCTGCTGCAGGCCACCAATGACCTGACGGTTTTCTTCAACGAAGGTCAAACATCCAGCCTGACGATCAACTCTCGTCTGCTTGATACATCCTCCGCTGGCATGAACATTTCAGAGATTGTCTCCAAGGCTTGGGCGACGGATGGCAACATCTCCGGTGCCATTGATCAGCTCGATCAGGCCGTCATTACACTGCGGCAACAGGCGTCCACTTTCGGTGGCAACCTGTCAGTCGTGGAAACAAGGTCTGACTTTACTGAGAACATGATCAATACGCTGGTCGGCGGCGCGTCTAATCTGACAATCGCTGATACAAACGAAGAAGGCGCAAACCTTCTGGCCTTGCAGACCCGTCAGTCCCTGGGTACCACCGCCCTTTCACTGGCATCGCAGGCAGATCAGAACGTGCTGCAGCTCTTCTAGTAGCGCTTTCAGCAAAAAATCAGGGCGGCTGCACTTTTTTGCAGCCGCCTTTTTTGTTTGTTTTCTGCGGATCTGCGCAATACCAGGCAACAAAGACAACGGGACTTACCAAGCCTGTTGGATTGCAGTAACTCCCCCTTAAGACCTTTCCGCCACTGTGATCCTCGACACCTCAGAAAGAGGGTCAGTTACATAGTCTTCCTAGGAAAGGAACTCAGTTCATGAGTGAAATTGCTCTCTCCAGCGCCCTGCGCTCGAACCTTAACTCTCTCCAGAACACGGCGTCTTTGCTTTCTCAGACTCAGGAACGTCTTTCGACGGGCCTGCGTGTGAACAGCGCTATTGATAACCCGACGTCATTCTTCACTGCTGCCGGCCTGAACAACCGTGCACAGGATCTGTCTGCTCTTTCTGATGACATCGGCCTTGCTGTTGACACACTGAAAGCTGCCGACGACGGCATCAAGGCGATCACGACACTCGTTGAGAACCTTAAGTCCACTGCCAACGAAGCTCTGACAACAAAGATTGCTTCTTCTTCTGCAACCAGCACGAACTCAACTGCGTTCACTGGTGCACAGACGATTTCAACAATCTCTGGTGTCGACAACGGCGACAGCTTCACCATTCAGGTGGGCACTGCTGCTGCTGTCACGATCAACGTTGCTGCAACCAACCAGTCTGTTACTGCTCTTATCACCAGCATCTCCGGCATCTCTGGCGTAACTGCCTCGCTGACGTCTGACGGTAAGATCAAGATTGAAGGCACAAGCGGCGAAGATCTTGTGATTGCTGACGTTTCTGGTTCAGCTGCCAACTCACTGGGCGTTTCAGGTACGAAGACAAACGGCACAAACCGTAACTCTTTCGTGACTGACTTCAACAGCCTGCGTACGCAGATTGACCAGTTGGCTGGTGACGCATCCTTCAAGGGTGTGAACCTTCTTCAGGCCAACAATGACCTGACAGTGGCCTTTAACGAAGACCAGTCTTCCAGCCTGACGATTTCGTCCAAGCTGCTTGACACATCTTCCGGCGGCCTGAACGTCTCTGCTGCTACGAACAGCGCTTTCGCAACTGACAGCAACATCGACGCTGCTGTTGCTGAGCTGGACGCCGCGGTGAGCACGCTTCGTGCACAGTCTTCTTCGTTCGGTAACAACCTGTCGATCGTGGAAAACCGTCAGGACTTCACGTCCAACCTGATCAAGACACTCGAAACAGGTGCTGGCAAGCTCACCCTCGCCGACACCAACCTTGAAGGTGCAAACCTGCTTGCCCTTCAGACACGTCAGTCACTGGGTACCACGGCTCTGTCCCTGGCTTCTCAGTCCGACCAGAACGTCCTGCGTCTGTTCTAATCAGACCAACAGGCGGCCTAGCCACGAAGGCGAAGCCATCTGGTTATCGAATACGGGAAACGGCGGTGCAGAAGCACCGCCGTTTTTCTTTGTCGATCTGCGGGTTTCATTGAAGCAAAGCCTGTCAGTGCGCTTGCCCTATACTGTGGAGGTCCGAATCAATGCGTGACCTGCCCCACAACCCGGAGAGACACCATGGCCCTCAAAATCGAGCTCAAGCCCGGCGAACGCTTCATTCTGGGCAACGCAGTCATTACCAATGACGACCAGCGGACCCGCCTGTTCGTTGAAGGCTCTGCACCCATTCTGCGCGAGAAGGACATCATGCGCGCTGAAGACGCAGACAGCCCCTGCAAACGGCTCTATTTGGCTGTTCAGCTTATGTATCTGAGCAACGACCCGTCAGATCAGCACAGCGTCTATTTCAAGCTCACCAATGACATCATCAAGGCAGCACCTAGCACCCTTGAGTACATTGAGCGCATGAACAATCAAATCTTAACCGGCGCATTCTATAAAGCTCTTAAGGAAGCAAAGAAGCTCATCAAGTATGAGCAGGAGCTCATGTCGAATGCACAATCCGGCGCAGGCCTACGGGAAGACAGCTAAAGTTGTTGCCAACCCGCGTGAACACGAAGCCAATCTGCTCACCAAGGCTGCGCAGCAGCTCATGGCTGTCAAAGATCCGTTTGAGCCGCGCAGCGACGCATTCC from Pyruvatibacter sp. HU-CL02332 encodes:
- the flgG gene encoding flagellar basal-body rod protein FlgG, producing MKSLSIAATGMLAQQLNVEVISNNIANMNTTGYKRQRAEFQDLIYQNLRRVGSTSSDAGTVVPTGIQLGVGVKAGSVYRISTQGNLTPTDNTYDLAIQGEGYFRVTLPSGEDAYTRAGAFQLNASGQIVTTDGYELSPSITVPQDVRDVSINSQGQIEAFLDGQTNSTVLGQLEVVRFFNKAGLEARGGSLFTETAASGAPAAATPGSVGYGTLLQGYLETSNVDSVGEITNLISAQRAYEMNAKVITSTDEMLSVASNLR
- the flgA gene encoding flagellar basal body P-ring formation chaperone FlgA, encoding MSILRTFSLRAILATAVLATAGIAGHAEAAAPTEAVLRDKAIVSGDAVTLGDLFINAGNQASALVSRAPAPGERAAINAVHVTNAARAAGMLWPNNERYTHIIVNRDGTPVPADMVLDTLANTIATAQAANTPFDVSYTVTLDADPRTLFVAKGNAPEVIVKDMSFDARSGLFSARITTPTRGASIQRIAGRAKQTREIPVAATGIARGEVLREDMLTLVDMEVSRIAPGTALSMEELVGMTPRTALRVGQPVRAKDMRLPIAVNKDARVTITYEMPGMVLTATGRALENAPMGGIVRVINTRSHRTVHARVTGPGRVVIESGQPMQVAGRPIN
- the flgH gene encoding flagellar basal body L-ring protein FlgH — protein: MTTTSKSVLRIAALSSLAMALTACNAADRLKNIGKAPDLTPIENPAHRAEAQTVSLPMPQAENISYQPNSLWRAGARGFFKDQRASALGDILTVTIEITDKAEIENTTERSRANSEDAGLDNLFGYAANLDRLFPDEVDNANLVGADSTSSSRGAGSVDREETVNLTVAAIVTQILPNGNMVIQGKQEVRVNFEVRELLVAGVIRPEDISNQNTINHTQIAEARISYGGRGQITDVQQPRYGQQVFDIIMPF
- the dksA gene encoding RNA polymerase-binding protein DksA, with protein sequence MNDRQKEYFRRKLIDWKEDILRETRETITNLQEDTSHHPDLTDRASSETERSLELRARDRQRKLVNKINAAIKRIEEGTYGYCEETGEPIGLKRLEARPIATLSIEAQEAHERREKVYRDE
- a CDS encoding flagellar assembly protein FliX gives rise to the protein MKVGGAGRAQGPATAGRAGKSRSAGGERFRVDGMGQAEAAHATGSVASVAPVDALIGLQEVDTATDGSRKAVVRAEAMLDILDDIKLSLLAGGVSKQKLDQLLKLVEQRRDSKTTFQDPRLAHVLDEIELRARVELAKYEQLFAQ
- a CDS encoding flagellar basal body P-ring protein FlgI → MLFFARKSLSRARTLLALTIAASLLWPVAAQASSRIKDLASVEGIRDNHLVGYGLVVGLDGSGDSLRNAPFTRQSLQSMLERLGVNTRDATLNTNNVAAVMVTGNLPAFGSQGSRMDITVSTLGDASSLLGGTLLVTPLMGADGEVYAVAQGPVAISGFSAEGDGASVKRGVATSGRIPNGAIIEREIAFALEDMSTVRLSLHNPDLTTAQRMANVINTFVGGSTAQATDPSTVSLTVPQKGKGSVVSMLTEIEQLRVAPDSPAKVVIDEASGVIVMGKDVRVSTVAIAQGNLTIRVTETPQVSQPNPFAEQGDTVVVPRTDIQVDDDAENRLGLLREGVTLESLVDGLNSLGVGPRDMISILQTIRAAGALQAELEVL
- a CDS encoding rod-binding protein, producing MDISLPAPVAANPFGQVLPKALAHAPKASTPMSASKEQAMRETAQEFEAVFIGQMTEAMFAGLETEEPFGGGHAEKMWRSQLSQEMGRSISASGGIGIAESVYRSMIAQQEAALNPLPQPTPPPQAAAAAYAN
- a CDS encoding flagellar protein FlaG; translated protein: MESISGPRPIVDPITAPRAATPSGLVTAGAKSVPPVERTNGSQNQTTQQQDPALLRKAVETLEKRLPVNVSLDITYDETIKREVVRGTSNVTGETVMEFPTEQMQKLIRGLREELGLTVDQQV
- a CDS encoding tetratricopeptide repeat protein yields the protein MSASLPKTTAKVVAEEFNRAIDSHQKGKLDRAKRGYKRVLQTAPNHAEALHLLGVIDLQRDNFSQAADLIAKAVELAPDLAPAHYNLARALKSLNKLPEALESVRKAVHLSPTDPDCWLLCCNILIDLDLKKEAASALGTLLQLSPELDDVRRARANLLMDIEDTEGALKEYEFLASNARVPHEALRDMAILRVQQDDKLSALPLLEKALEIKPDDWQSRSLAAGLLIDLDRNRDALPLVRAMLDEKPDDIEAKLKMGIILSNMRRNKDALPILEYVHEMEPENSTALLKLAFTYQSLEMFDKAIEHYEKMKVLMPDEARSWSNLAGLYFETEDYDKALTEGMEALRINPNVEQTYLNIGVMLQKIGDYDRAIDLYQRALTVNPEYSTAGSNLSHLLLARGDIENGWDLYAHGFNAGLRRPMRHFSVDLWDNKDCSDDRVLVWKEQGVGDDIRFASCLPDVINRVEHVIIETDPRLVTLFQRSFPTTTVRDERPKLEHTFVGPPDYNKHIPAGQLPVHFRRTLDAFPAEDGYLVPDPKRIAYWRERVEACGEGIRIGLSWRSMHQSATRNLVYTQLDDWAELMKTPGITCINLQYDNADAEIEEFTEKTGLKLHVMDGLDLKDDLDEAAALTKACDLVVSAGTSVSDMAAAVGTPVIFYGDARHPMQLGTDRFPWYPSSRFVSREARQPISDIAKSITKDVQAFAKQWHNGEIS